The genomic region CACTGCTAATGTATTTGTAGGAATGTATTTGACAGGGCTGCGGGTGAGGGAAGGTGCATGGAGTGGTGAGGCCCGGGAGGTGGTCCCGCGCAGGTGTGCTCGGCGGTATGTTGGCCGTCGTGGCTGCATGCGCGGCCCCAGCGCGGGTACCCGGCGAGGGCGCTGCGCAGCCTTCAGCTGATCAACCTGCGGCCGAAACAGTTTCGATCAGCCGACTCCCGCTGCCCCCGACGTCGCCGAACCTCGATACGGGATCCTGCGGGAACAGCACAGGCTGCCTGGATCCTGGGACCGCCGGGCTGGCCGAAGGGCCCGGGTATATGAAAGACGGCGCGCATGTGCTGGTGCCGGTTCGCTTCGCGGGCGGCCCGGATGCGCCCGATCCGGCCCATGTCTATTCCGGTGACCAAGTGATTGTGATCAAGACCGGCGGTACGTCCTTTCCGAACGGGGACGCGTGGAAGTGCATCACGTGCGGCGTGCCGGACACCTTCAACGCCAACAAGAATGTTCACGCACCGCAGACCGCGAGGAGCTTCACCGTTGACCATCCGCAAGCGTTCCGGGATGGCAAGCGCGTTCTGCTCGGTACCAATGTCCTCGATTGCGGACCCCACAGAATTGTCGACGAGGAATGCACGGCGGAGACAGCCAAAATCTATCCGATCACGCCATATCGGACAGGTGCGACAATGCGCGAGCTGCGACTGCACCCTGACGATGCTCATCTGGGCTTCAGTGAACCCGTCATGGCGGGTGACGTTTACGTAGATCAGTTCGCCGTCTTCAGCCGCCTGCGCTTCGAGGCCACGGCCAACCGATATGTCCTGGAAGATATTCGCTACCTCGTCGACACCGACCCGAGGACGCAGATGCTCAGCGTCGACCCGCAGAACCCGACTGAGCTGAGGCTCGACGAACCCACCGCGATGATCGGTGAATTTCGCGGTTTCACCGACGACGGCAACTCCGCACTGGGCATCGGGACAGTCGATTCGGGCAACTACGACCTGTTCACCACGGATCTGGCGAACGCAGCGTCGCGCCGTTGGACACAGAGCCCGGCCTATACCGACCCCGCCGACATGGCACCCGATGGAAAGTGGATGGTCTACCTGGACGGGCGAGTGAACGACCGAATGTATTACGCCGGGGCGCTTCCCGGCGTCCCGCCGCTCATCGATACCGTGAACGCCGGAGCGGTGCAATTCATGTACAACAACGGCAACCGGCGCTTCTTTCAGCCCTACCTCGCGAGCAGCGACGCCATCGGTGCCCGTGGTCAGCAGCTCAATGCGTGCGACGACCCGTCCCCGGGTAGCGGCAGTATCTGCGATCCGCTGTGGAACGGGCGCGCCGACCCGACATGGTCTCCTGACGGTACGAGGATCGTGTATTGGCAGGCGATGGTGGAACCGCCGGCGTGCGGTACCGGACAAGCAACAGCGCCCACATGTCCGCGATCGACGGAACCGGGCGCCCGCAAGACGCGATTGATGATGGCCGAGTTAGCGGACCGCGAACCGCAGCGGTATCGGCAGCCACCTCCATTCCGAAGTGACATCCCGTGGGCGGTCCGCTACGTACCTGGTTCTCCGCTGCCCACGCGGCCCAGCCTGCCGGCGGGGTCCTACACTCTGAAGGGAAGGACCTCCGGCGACGCCCGCGTCGTGATCGCCGAATCCGCGGACGGCCGAGGCATTGCGCGGATCGATGTCACCTACACCAACTTCAGCAGCGACGGCGTGAACACCGTTGACGGGACCGAGTCGGCGACCGGGGCCCCCTATACCTGGCACGTGAACCTGAGCCTTTCAGGTCTGCACTCCGGCTCCAGGAGAAGCAGCGAGCCTGCAGGGTTTGTCATCACCCCGCCGTCTGCCCCGGGTGGGAGGGCGATGGTCACCGGCACACTCACCACGGTTCTTGATGGCAACACCTACATCTCACCGGGGACGGGCCAGTGACAGACAGTGTCAAGGGCAGGCAAGCGCGCGGCGCAGAAACTCCCGCTGACTCAGCAGAAAGTCCGCCGTGACAGCTGTTTTGGGTGCAACCGCGTCAAAGCCATGGAAGGCGCCCGGCACAGTCTTCAGTTCGCAGTCCACCTCGGCGGCCTGTAAGCGGTGGGCGTAGGCCGTGGATTCGCCGTAAAGGACGTCGAGCGTCCCCACGCCGAGCCAGGTTGCCGGCAACCGGCGGAGGTCACCGCAGCGTGCCGGCACCGCAATATTCGGGTTGGCGCCGTTGAGGTACGCACGCCACCCCAGCCGGTTACTCGAGTTGTTCCACAATCGCCGGAGCGCCGCATCGGTGTCGTGGCGTGCCGCGGTACGGTCGTCGAGCATGGGATACACCAGAATCTGTGCTGCTAAGGCTATTTCGCCACGATCGCGGGCCAGCAAGGCCAGCGCGGCAGCCAAGCCCCCACCAGCGCTGGCTCCGGCGACCGCGATCCGTGTCGGGTCGATGGTTGACTGGGCGGCGAGCCATCGCAACGCGTCATAACAGTCATGTAGAGGTGCGGGGAAGGGATGCGCGGGGGCTAGCCGATAGTCCACCGCCACCACCGTCGTCGCGAGTTCGCGGGCATGCCGTTGGCACCAACTGTCATCCATGGCCGCATCACCGAGAACGTAACCGCCGCCGTGGATCCACAACAATCCGCTGCCCGACCCGCCCTGAGGTGGGCGGTGCACTCTGAGACCGATGCCCGACGGCAGCGTTACGACCTCCACGTCCTCCGGGGAGCGTCGTCGTCGCGCGGGGAACGCGCGAAATGCTCTCACGGTCAGGGGGGTGACCAGGGTCCGCGGCAGGAGCCGGGCGTGAAGGCGAAGCTCAGGGTGAAACACCGAGGTGCCTCCGCGCCTTATCACGGGGACCTTTGGCTGCTGGGAGTTCGGGGTGGAAAGGTAGTTCGGGTGGATACTATGGCTGTCCGGTTGGTGCGGATCACCTCGATGGCCGGCGCGGGTGCGACGGGCCAAGCCGCCGCAGCCAGCGCGCGTGCTTTGAAGGCCCGCGCCG from Mycolicibacterium sp. YH-1 harbors:
- a CDS encoding alpha/beta hydrolase codes for the protein MTVRAFRAFPARRRRSPEDVEVVTLPSGIGLRVHRPPQGGSGSGLLWIHGGGYVLGDAAMDDSWCQRHARELATTVVAVDYRLAPAHPFPAPLHDCYDALRWLAAQSTIDPTRIAVAGASAGGGLAAALALLARDRGEIALAAQILVYPMLDDRTAARHDTDAALRRLWNNSSNRLGWRAYLNGANPNIAVPARCGDLRRLPATWLGVGTLDVLYGESTAYAHRLQAAEVDCELKTVPGAFHGFDAVAPKTAVTADFLLSQREFLRRALACP